From the Eleutherodactylus coqui strain aEleCoq1 chromosome 9, aEleCoq1.hap1, whole genome shotgun sequence genome, the window GGGATATAAAGACCGCACAGTATTGGGGTGTGAGGGATGTAAAGACCGCACAGTATTGGGGTGTGAGGGATGTAAAGACCGCACAGTATTGGGGTGTGAGGGATGTAAAGACCGCACAGTATTGGGGTGTGAGGGATGTAAAGACCGCACAGTATTGGGGTGTGAGGGATGTAAAGACCGCACAGTATTGGGGTGTGAGGGATGTAAAGACCGCACAGTATTGGGGTGTGAGGGATGTAAAGACCGCACAGTATTGGGGCGTGAGGGATGTAAAGACCGCACAGTATTGGGGCGTGAGGGATGTAAAGACCGCACAGTATTGGGGAGTGAGGGATGTAAAGACCGCACAGTATTGGGGCGTGAGGGATGTAAAGACCGCACAGTATTGGGGCGTGAGGGATATAAAGACCGCACAGTATTGGGGTGTGAGGGATATAAAGACCGCACAGTATTGGGGTGTGAGGGATGTAAAGACCGCACAGTATTGGGGTGTGAGGGATATAAAGACCGCACAGTATTGGGGTGTGAGGGATGTAAAGACCGCACAGTATTGGGGCGTGGGGGATGCGAGGACCGCACAGTATTGGGGCGTGGGGGATGCGAGGACCGCACAGTATTGGGGCGTGGGGGATGCGAGGACCGCACAGTATTGGGGCGTGGGGGATGCGAGGACCGCACAGTATTGGGGCGTGGGGGATGCGAGGACCGCACATTATTGGGGCGTGGGGGATGCGAGGACCGCACAGTATTGGGGCGTGAGGGATGCGAGGACCGCACAGTATTGGGGCGTGGGGGATGCGAGGACCGCACAGTATTGGGGCGTGGGGGATGCGAGGACCGCACAGTATTGGGGCGTGGGGGATGCGAGGACCGCACAGTATTGGGGCGTGGGGGATACGAGGACCGCACAGTATTGGGGCGTGGGGGATGCGAGGACCGCACAGTATTGGGGCGTGAGGGATGCGAGGACCGCACAGTATTGGGGCGTGAGGGATGCGAGGACCGCACAGTATTGGGGCGTGAGGGATGCGAGGACCGCACAGTATTGGGGCGTGAGGGATGCGAGGCCCGCACAGTATTGGGGCGTGAGGGATGCGAGGCCCGCACAGTATTGGGGCGTGAGGGATGCGGGGCCCGCACAGTATTGGGGCGTGAGGGATGCGGGGCCCGCACAGTATTGGGGCGTGAGGGATGCGGGGCCCGCACAGTATTGGGGCGTGAGGGGTGCGAGGACCGCACAGTATTGGGGCGTGAGGGGTGCGAGGACCGCACAGTATTGGGGCGTGAGGGGTGCGAGGACCGCACAGTATTGGGGCGTGAGGGGTGCGGGGCCCGCACAGTATTAAATTCGCCGGTCTTCTTACGCGCTGTTTCTGTGTTTGTTGCAGCGGATGCGTGGGCAGGTGGAGGGTCACCAGCCCCTCTTCAACGGTCTGGAGAATGATCTCGGCAAGGCTCGAGAGGTGAGTGAGAAGATGCTGCGAGCTCACAGCGAACGGGACGTGGACCTGGAGAGATACCGGGAGAAAGTGCAGCAGCTGCTGGAGCGCTGGCAGGCCATTGTCCTGCAGATAGACTTGAGGCAGCGAGAACTGGAGCAGCTGGGCAAACAGCTCCGCTACTACCGAGAGAGCTATGAGTGGCTCATCCGATGGATACAGGATGCTAAGCAGCGCCAGGAGAAGATCCAGTCTGTGCCCATCACCGACAGCAGAACTGTCAAGGAGCAACTACAGGAGGAAAAGGTAGGGATCCCAGGAACAGGAGCTGTGTAATCGGATTGGGGATGGGGCCACATACAACGCAACAAGAATAACTCCACCCAACAGGCGGATATGGAAGGGAAAATATTAGCTGTTCCTGCCCCAATATCATACTGGCCTTAGTTCATAATTTGTCTGGAGCGATCCTTTATAATAGATGAGGGAGGTCACCTATCATGAACTGACTTTATACAGAGGGTCATTAATAAAACGTCTATCCCATGTTCACAGAAACTGCtggaggaaagtgagaaaaaccgCGTGAAAGTTGACGAATGCCAGAAGTACGCCAAGCAGTATATCGATGCCATCAAGGTGAGAGGAATACACTCGCATGCCACAGCCACCACCAATATACATTACTCCTTGATTATATAGCGAAagctgagtgcagctctgcagtataatacagaatgggaCTCAGGATCCGTACAAGATAAATAATGTATGAATGCAATGACTCCATTGATTAGATGGAGTAATTCTGTGTGTGACTCAGTATTTATTGGTGATGGGAACTGTAATGGTAATTTGGTTCCTACTACTGCTGAATCTATCCACTCTTCTAGGACTTTGAGCTCCAGTTAGTGACATACAAAGCTCAGTTGGAGCCAGTTGCATCACCTGTCAAGAAGCCAAAAGTGCAGTCTACATCTGACAACATCATCCAGGAGGTGAGGGCATCTTGGCACCTTCTCATGATCATTGCCATCCTGCTTGGCATGTGATGTGGGGCCTGATCATCTCTCTTACTTTCTTGCAGTATGTGGAGCTTCGGACCAAGTACAGTGAACTCACCACATTGACCAGTCAGTATATCAAATTCATCACCGAGACGCTGCGTCgtctggaggaagaggaggtatgaTCCTGACATTGTACCCAGTACTTGTCATACTGGTGCCAcaccaggtaccctggcataccCCACTCTAAATAGAAGTCCGTTCATTAGTATCCTGGATAAGGCAGCACCAGGTTCAGCGCACGATTATGGTGTTTCGGACTGGACTAATATTGAACCATACATTTATAAAGCTCATGTGACTGTGCAAATTTCTGCCAATTCTTGCTGAGGATGGGTGAAGAACTGCTGCAAAAAGACTGCACCCAACCTAAAGAATATGATGCCCGTCATATACCGTGCTGTCAGTTAATGGCAGAGTATCCTGCTTTGCTCTGTATATGGACCTGGTCTGGGAACAGTCCATTCCCCAGGTCACTGCGATCTGTAGGCACCAGATTTGTACAATGTCTAAAGCCACTAGAGCACGGACCTAGTCACAATGTACAACACCCTACTCTGGTAATATAGAGACagggaatcgcagcatgcctcATACACACGGTGCCCCATTGTCATATATAGTCCCATTCAGATGACTAGTATACAATACACAGTGCCGCAGACCATTAGCATGATGCATATATCCCCATTCAGAGTTCGAGTATACAATGCACAGTGCCCCATTCTAGTACCTACTATAATATAATGCATATATCCCGATTTTAAATGACCAGTATACAGTGCACAGCACCTATTTCTAGTACATAGTATAATACATATATTTCCATTCTTGGGACCAGTATACAAAACCCTGGTTTAAAGGTCTTCCCTCTATCTCCATTCTATAATGTGGCGACCGCCATTCGTGTACAGAGACTGTGACTCAGGGAGAGTATTTTACTTTACCTTTATATTTTCTAGCTGCCTAGATGGCGTCGGGTACATGTGCCACCCCACATACATCCTCTCATCCCTTTGTGTTCAGCCATTGTTCTTACTTATGTTTGGTTTTTGACCATAGAATtattttttccatctgttttatttttcttttttctttttcttttttgtgtctcCATtgtccctctccacccctctataCCTGCCCTCACCCGTCCTCCCTCTGTTCCCACCCCACCCTCCTTCAGAGAGCGGCTAAGAAGCTGAAAGAGGAAGAAAGGAAGAAGCTGGCAGAGGTAGAGGCCCAGCTTGAGAAACAGAGGCAGTTGGCTGAGGCTCACGCACAGGCCAAAGCCCTGGCTGAAAAAGAGGCCTTAGAACTGCGACTGAACATGCAAGAAGAAGTCAGCAAAAGGGAGGTTGTTGCTGTCGATGCCGAGCAGCAGAAGAAGAACATTCAGCAGGAGCTGCATCAGATGAAGCAAATCTCTGAAACAGAGATCAAAACCAAAGTGAAACTGATTGAAGAGGCCGAGTACAACCGCAAAAAAGTGGAGGAGGAGATCAGGATTATCCGACTGCAACTAGAAACCAGCCAGAAGCAAAAGCTCGGTGCCGAAGATGAGCTCAAGGAATTGAGAGCCagggcagaggaggcagagaggcagAAGAAACTAGCACAAGAAGAAGCTGAACGTCTGCGAAAACAGGTGAAGGATGAGGCCCAAAAGAAGAGagaggcagaagaagagttacaGCGCAAGATTCAGGCTGAGAAAGATGCGGCCAGAGAAAAGCAAAGGGCTCTAGATGATCTGGAGAAATTGAGGCTACAAgctgaggaggctgagaggaggaTGAAACAAGCAGAactagagaaagagagacagatcaAACAAGCTCATGATGTGGCCCAACAGAGTGCTGAAGCGACACTACAGAGCAAACGCATGTCATTCCTGGAGAAGACCACCCAGTTGGAAATGTCCCTGCAACAAGAGCATATCACCGTTACCCACCTGCAAGAGGAGGCTGAACGTCTAAAGAGGCAGCAGTTAGAGGCTGAAAATGCAAAGGAGGAAGCTGAGCGAGAGTTAGAAAAATGGAGACAGAAAGCCAATGAAGCTCTCAGGCTAAGGCTCCAGGCAGAGGAAATAGCCCATAAGAAAACTCTAGCGCAAGAAGAAGCTGAGAAACAGAAGGAAGATGCAGAAAGAGAGGCCCGCAAGAGAGCCAAAACTGAAGATTCTGCTCTGCGCCAGAAGGAACTAGCCGAGGAAGAACTGGTGAAACAGAGAAAGCTGGCTGAACAAACTGCTTCCCATAAACTGTTTGCTGAACAAGAGCTGATCCGGCTGAAGGCAGAGGTGGATAATGGTGAACAGCAACGTTTGGTTCTGGAGGAAGATCTCTTCCGCCTCAAGAATGAAGTTAATGAAGCAATCCAGAGAAGAAGAGGACTGGAGGAAGAACTTGCCAAGGTGCGTGCTGAAATGGAGATCCTTTTGAAGGCCAAAACCAAAACAGAAGAAGACTCTCGCTCTGCAAGTGAAAAGTCTAAGCAGATGTTGGAAGAAGAAGCAAACAAGTTGAGAGAGCTTGCAGAAGAAGCTGCCAGGTTGCGTGCTCTCTCAGAAGAAGCCAAGAAGCAAAGACAATTAGCAGAAGAAGATGCTACACGACAGAGGGCTGAAGCAGAAAGGATCCTGAAAGAAAAGTTGGCCGCCATCAATGAGGCCACACGGTTAAAGACAGAAGCTGAGATAGCCTTGAAGGAGAAGGAAGCTGAGAATGAGCGCCTCAGAAGATTAGCCGAAGATGAAGCTTATCAACGAAAACTACTGGAAGAGCAAGCCACTCAACACAAGCAAGACATCGAAGAGAAAATTCTGCTGCTTAAACAATCCTCTGAGAGCGAGTTGGAAAGGCAAAAGAATATTGTGGATGAGACCGTGAAGCAGAGGAGAATCATTGAAGAAGAGATACGAATCCTGAAAATAAACTTTGAAAAGGCCTCAGTGGGCAAATCCGACCTGGAACTAGAACttcaaaaactgaaaaacattgCAGACGAAACACAAAAGAGCAAGGAAAAAGCAGAGCGAGAAGCAGAAATGCAACGACAGCTAGCTCTAGAGGAGGAGGTGAGGCGAAAAGAAGCTGAAGACAAGGTCAAGAAGATTATTGCTGCAGAACAGGAGGCAGCAAGACAGAGGAAAGTAGCCCTAGAAGAAGTTGAGAAACTGAAGGCCAAGGCTGAAGAAGCCAGAAAACAGAAGGAGCTTGCTGAAAAAGAGGCTGAAAAACAAATAGAGCTTGCTCAAGAAGCCGCCAGGAACAAAATCgatgcagaagaaaaagcacaTATTGCTGTTATACAGCAGAAAGAGCAGGAATTGATGCAAACTAGAATCCAAGAGCAGAGCATGCTCGATAAGCTTAAAGAAGAGGCTGAGAAGGCCAAACGGGCGCTTGAGGACGCCGAGAGAGCAAAGTCAAAGGCTGAACATGAAGCAGCACTTTCACGTCAGCAGGCAGAGGAAGCAGACCGCCTGAAGCAAAAAGCAGAGGATGAAGCCCAAGCTAAGGCCCAAGCTCAGGAAGATGCAGAAAAGATTCGTAAAGATGCAGAACTAGAAGCTGCTAAGAGAGCCCAGGCCGAGCAGGCAGCCCTCAAGCTTAAACAGCTGGCAGATGCCGAAATGGAGAAAcataagaaatttgcagaaaaaaCTCTTAGACAGAAGGAGCAGGTAGAAGGTGAACTGACTAAAGTTAAGCTCCAGCTGGAGGAAACTGACAACCAGAAAACCATTTTAGATGACGAGTTGGGACGGCTAAAAGAAGAAGTGACCGAGTCTCTGAGGCAGAAGAAACTGGTGGAAGACGAGTTATTCAAAGTGAAAATACAGATGGAAGAGTTGGTGAAACTGAAGATTCGTATcgaagaagaaaataagattcttATAACAAAAGATAAGGACAACACCCAAAAATTCCTGCTGGAGGAAGCCGAAAAGATGAAACAAGTAGCTGAAGAGGCTGCCCGTCTGAGCGTTGAGGCCCAGGAGGCTGCACGTTTAAGGAAGATTGCAGAGGACGACCTAAATGAACAGCGAGCCTTAGCTGAAAAGATGTTGAAGGAGAAAATGCAAGCCGTTCAAGAAGCCACCCGTCTAAAAGCAGAAGCTGAGATGCTGCAGAAACAGAAGGAACTGGCCATGGAGCAAGCTAAGAAACTCCAGGAAGACAAGGAGCAAATGCAGCAGCAGCTTGCCGAGGAGACCGAGGGCTTCCAAAAGACTCTAGAGGCCGAGCGACGCCGACAGCTCGACATAAGTGCCGAAGCCGAACGCCTTAAATTACAAGTGGTTGAAATGAGCAAAGCCCAAGCCAAAGCTGAAGAAGATGCCAAAAAGTTTAGGAAACGGGCTGAAGAAATCAGTGAGAGGTTACACCAAACAGAACTGACAACCAAAGAGAAGATGACTGTGGTTCATACCCTCGAAATACAGAGACAGCAAAGCGATAAGGAGGCTGAAGATCTGCGAAATGCCATTGCAGACctagaaaaagagaaagagaagctCAAGAAGGAGGCTGAACTGCTGCAGAGGAAGTCAGAAGAGGTACCTAATTATTTATATTGCTTACACTCATTATAGAACATTTCACATGTTTCTTTCTTATACATCCAGAGATGCATTTAATTTGTGCTTTTGCCCATTCCATGCACTGTCCATAGTCATTGTTCTCATTGCCGCAGTATCCATAAAGCTGACCAATCGCCCAAAATCAACGTGTGTGCTCTGCTCAGGTCTAGGTACATGCTATACTGATAGAGCAGGGGATTAAGTGACTGCCAGCTTTGATGCTGCTACTCAAAGGACTAGGTGGATTAAAATCCAAGATCCTTAAATTTCCAGCCAATATCAGGAACCTCCTAGATCTTAAATTGTCCGCAGATCTTTTTAAAGTTACCAAGGTGTATGGCCAGGTGTGATAGAGGAATCCCACACCAGTTGAGACCAAAGACTATcctgctgcaaaaagatggtctCTTAGGGTCTCAGGGGGTTCTATTTTTGACAGGTTTTCATTGAGCGTTCCTGAATCTTATGTATTATAGGTCATGATTGTTGTAGAATGAGTGAACCCCAAACACCATAATATTAAAGGGGGAAACTAACAACAATCTTTAACTCTGCAAAATGGTTACAAGTCAGCCTCCTCATGCTTGTTGGTAGATGTTAGTGCCCATAGAGGGTCATGGGCTGCAGGGAACCCTTTTGACCCATTACCTTTTTTGCTTTTGCTATGATGACTATTCTTACACTTCAGTAACCACATTCTTTAATGTATCTTATGTTCTTCACTTAATTAGTTTGATCTGTTTTTTCACAGATGGAGCTAGCTCAACGGGAACAGCTACGTCAAGAAACCCAGACCCTCCAGACCACATTCCTGTCCGAGAAGCAAATATTGATCCAAAAAGAAAAGTACATTGAAGAAGAGAAGGCCAAATTAGAGAAGCTTTTTGAACAAGAGGTCAACAAAGCCCAAAACTTGAAAAGCGAGAAAGAGCGTCAACTTCAGCAGCTGGAGGAGGAAAAACGGCTTCTTGAGATTAGCATGGGCGATGCTGTTAAGAAGCAGCTCGATGCAGAGGACAAAGTGCGTCAGAAACAAGAAGAACTGCAGCAGCTGGATAAAAAGCGACATGAACAAGAGGAACTGCTGGAGGAAGAAAACCGAAAATTGAGGGAAAGACTAGAACAGCTGGAACAAGAACATAGAATAGCCTTGGAGAAAACAAAGGAAATCTTAATTCACAAAGAAACCATCATAACCCAGACCAGAGCCGTGCCAAATGGAAGAGACTCAGTTGATTGTTCCATTGAAAATGGTGAACAAGAAAATGCATTTGATGGCTTAAGGCAGAAAGTATCTGCTAAGAAATTGTATGAGGCAGGTGTACTGACCAAAGAGATGCTGGACAAACTGTCCAATAGGCAGGTATCTGTAGATGACGTCTCCCAACGAGAAGACATCAAAAAATACCTCCAAGGGAAGAGCAGCATTGCTGGACTGCTTCTCAAACCCAGCAATGAAAAGATCAGCATCTACAATGCCATGAAGAAGAAGCTGGTCACCCCTGGCACTGCACTCATCCTGCTGGAAGCCCAGGCTGCCTCTGGCTACATCATTGACCCAGTGAGAAACAAGAGGCTAACAGTCAGCgaagcagtgaaagaaaacgtcATTGGCCCTGAAATACACAACAAGATGCTGTCTGCGGAGAGGGCCATCACTGGTTACAAGGATCCGTATACTGGAGAGAAAATTTCACTCTTCCAAGCTATGAACAAGGACTTAATCGTGAAAGATCATGGAATACGTCTACTGGAAGCCCAAATTGCCACCGGAGGTATTGTAGACCCAGTCAATAGTCATCGTCTGCCTCTGGACTCTGCCTATAAACGAGGCTACTTCGATGAAGAAATGAACAAGGTCTTATCTGATCCCACAGATGACTCCAAAGGCTTCTTTGACCCTAACACCCAAGAAAATCTCACCTACCTGCAGCTTATGGACAGATGTGTGATAGACCCAGAGACTAAGTTGTGTCTTCTGCCACTGACCGACAAAGCTGGAAAAGGAGAACTTGTCTACACCGATTCAGAAACCAAAGACATCTTCAAGAAAGCCACAGTTTCTGTTCCATTTGGAAAATTCCAGGGAAAAAGTGTCACTATCTGGGAAATTATCAATTCTGAATATTTCACGGAAGAGCAAAGACGGGAATTGTTACGACAGTACAAAACGGGCAAAATCACTGTGGAAAAAATCATCAAGATCATCATTACCGTGGTAGAAGAAAATGAAAAGAAGCAGCAGATGTGCTTCGATGGTCTAAGAAATCCCGTCCCAGCAGCAGAACTGGTCGAAAGTAAGATCATCGATAACGATCTGTTCAACCAGCTCCATCAAGGTAAAAAGTCTGTAAAGGAAGTTTCTGAGGTCGACTCTGTAAAAAAATATTTGACTGGAAGCACAGCCATAGCTGGAGTCCGAGTGGAGAAATCTGGCGAGAAACTAAGCTTCTATAATGCCATAAGGAAAAACCTTCTGAAGCCTGCCACGGCTCTCAACCTGCTCGAAGCTCAAGCTGGTACAGGATTCCTCATTGACCCTGTTAAAAATGAATTACTTCCGGTAGATGAGGCTGTAAAAGCTGGAATTGTGGGTCCAGAATACCATGAAAAGTTGCTGTCTGCAGATAAAGCTGTCTCGGGCTACAAGGATCCTTACACCGGGCAAACACTGTCTCTCTTCCAAGCTCTGCAGAAGGGACTGATACCAAAAGACAGTGGAATCCGACTTTTAGATGCACAACTGGCAACAGGTGGCATAATAGATCCAGTAAACAGCCACCGTCTCCCACTTGAGATTGCTTACAAGAGAGGTCATCTGGATGAAGAGACAACCAAGATCCTTTCTGAGCCAGTAGATGAAAACACGGGCTTCTATGATCCAAACAGCCAAGAAAACCTCTCCTATGCCCAGCTGCAGAAGAAGTGCAAGGTGGATAAGAAAACCGGCCACTTGTTACTTCCCCTGTCCGAACAAGCCATACAGTCCCAACTGGAAGAGGTTTACAATGACTCTCAAGCCAAAGAAGCCTTTGATAAAGCAACAGTTGAAGTTCCCGTCGGCAGCTTCAAAGGAAGGACTATTACACTCTGGGAATTGATCCATTCTGAATATTTCACAGAAGAGCAAAGGCGGGAGCTCCTTCGTCAGTATAAGACTGGAAAAGTCACCATCGAGAAAATTATCAAAATCATGATCACTATTGTGGAGGAAACTGAGACCAAGAGACAGCAACGTCTAACCTTCAGCGGTCTCCGAGCTCCGGTACCTGCTAATGAACTTCTGGAGGCCAAGATTATTGATAAAACCCAGTTTGAGCAACTCAAAGAAGGCAAGAAGTCAGTAAAGGAGATATCTGAGACCGACTCTGTCAAGAGATACCTCCAAGGCAGTGACTGCATAGCCGGAGTCTACATTGAAGAGAACAAGTTAAAAATGAACATCTACCAAGCCATGAAGAGGAATCTGCTGAGGCCTGGAACCGCTTTGGTCCTCCTTGAGGCACAAGCCGCGACTGGTTTTATTATTGACCCAGTAAAGAATCAAAAATTCTATGTGAATGAGGCAGTGAAAGCAGGAGTCGTTGGACCAGAGCTGCATGAGAAACTTTTATCTGCTGAAAAAGCTGTTACAGGATACAAAGACCCTTACTCTGGAAACACCATCTCAGTATTCGAAGCTATGCAAAAAGGCTTAATCCTCAGGGAACATGGAATACGCATCTTGGAAGCTCAGATCGCCACCGGTGGAATTATTGACCCTGTTCACAGCCACAGAGTCCCAGTGGAGGTTGCCTATAAACGAGGTTACTTTGATGAAGCCATGAACAAGATCCT encodes:
- the PLEC gene encoding plectin isoform X13, translating into MDQQMYRTNAALPSNQDSSFRQRTSSEDNLYLAVLRATEGKKDERDRVQKKTFTKWVNKHLIKAQRHVNDLYEDLRDGHNLISLLEVLSGETLPREKGRMRFHKLQNVQIALDFLKQRQVKLVNIRNDDIADGNPKLTLGLIWTIILHFQISDIQVSGQSEDMTAKEKLLLWSQRMTEGYQGLRCDNFTGSWRDGRLFNAIIHRHKPMLIDMNRVYRQTNIENLDQAFTVAERDLGVTRLLDPEDVDVPQPDEKSIITYVSSLYDAMPRVPDVQDGVRANELELRWHEYYERVTMLLQWIRHYTVIFEEKRFPASYEEIEILWRQFLKFKETDLPNKEADKNQSKLQYQSLEGAVKSGQLKVPPGYHPLDVEKEWGKLHVSILEREKLLRIELERLERLQRIVSKLQMESGLCEEQLNQADALLQTNIRLLNAGKPLQRAGDIERDLDKADAMIRILFNDVQALKDGRHPQGEQMYRRVYRLHERLVAIRTEYNLRIKSGATQVITQVTHVTQHANRPEVDEVTQRYLQDLLGWVEENQKRINAAEWGSDLPSVESQLGSHRGLHQSINEFRSKIERARADEAQMSGSRGTYQEYLGKLDLQYAKLLNSSKARLRHLESLYAFVAAATKELMWLNDKEEEEVNFDWSERNTNMTNKKDNYSGLMRELELKEKKIKEIQSNGDRLLREDHPGKSTVEAFQAALQTEWSWMLQLCCCIEAHLKENTAYFQFFADVKEAEEHLKKVQDNMRRKYTCDRSVTVTRLEDLVQDSMDEKEQLTEYKGQITGLAKRAKTIIQLKPRSPANPPKGQQPVQAVCDYKQMEITIHKGDECRLVNNSQPYKWKVLNSAGSEAVVPSVCFIVPPPNKEALDAVSRLEVGHQNLLTLWQRLHIDLKSLLSFQYLLRDIQLIQSWNLVTFRSMTSEEYKLILRNLEIHYQNFMRDSQDSQNFHPDDRMNVEKEYNACNQKYEILLRSLERGEQDESTCKNYISQLKNIQLQLEGCEARTISKIRSPLDKDPIKDCSQRIGDQQQIHFELETIQKNLDKVSEKTQKILAQPDLGASAPVLRSEHDITQQKMGQVYSLSSIYLDKLKTINLVIRNTHGAEEVVKTYEDQLKDVHTVPADIKELENSKTDLKRMRGQVEGHQPLFNGLENDLGKAREVSEKMLRAHSERDVDLERYREKVQQLLERWQAIVLQIDLRQRELEQLGKQLRYYRESYEWLIRWIQDAKQRQEKIQSVPITDSRTVKEQLQEEKKLLEESEKNRVKVDECQKYAKQYIDAIKDFELQLVTYKAQLEPVASPVKKPKVQSTSDNIIQEYVELRTKYSELTTLTSQYIKFITETLRRLEEEERAAKKLKEEERKKLAEVEAQLEKQRQLAEAHAQAKALAEKEALELRLNMQEEVSKREVVAVDAEQQKKNIQQELHQMKQISETEIKTKVKLIEEAEYNRKKVEEEIRIIRLQLETSQKQKLGAEDELKELRARAEEAERQKKLAQEEAERLRKQVKDEAQKKREAEEELQRKIQAEKDAAREKQRALDDLEKLRLQAEEAERRMKQAELEKERQIKQAHDVAQQSAEATLQSKRMSFLEKTTQLEMSLQQEHITVTHLQEEAERLKRQQLEAENAKEEAERELEKWRQKANEALRLRLQAEEIAHKKTLAQEEAEKQKEDAEREARKRAKTEDSALRQKELAEEELVKQRKLAEQTASHKLFAEQELIRLKAEVDNGEQQRLVLEEDLFRLKNEVNEAIQRRRGLEEELAKVRAEMEILLKAKTKTEEDSRSASEKSKQMLEEEANKLRELAEEAARLRALSEEAKKQRQLAEEDATRQRAEAERILKEKLAAINEATRLKTEAEIALKEKEAENERLRRLAEDEAYQRKLLEEQATQHKQDIEEKILLLKQSSESELERQKNIVDETVKQRRIIEEEIRILKINFEKASVGKSDLELELQKLKNIADETQKSKEKAEREAEMQRQLALEEEVRRKEAEDKVKKIIAAEQEAARQRKVALEEVEKLKAKAEEARKQKELAEKEAEKQIELAQEAARNKIDAEEKAHIAVIQQKEQELMQTRIQEQSMLDKLKEEAEKAKRALEDAERAKSKAEHEAALSRQQAEEADRLKQKAEDEAQAKAQAQEDAEKIRKDAELEAAKRAQAEQAALKLKQLADAEMEKHKKFAEKTLRQKEQVEGELTKVKLQLEETDNQKTILDDELGRLKEEVTESLRQKKLVEDELFKVKIQMEELVKLKIRIEEENKILITKDKDNTQKFLLEEAEKMKQVAEEAARLSVEAQEAARLRKIAEDDLNEQRALAEKMLKEKMQAVQEATRLKAEAEMLQKQKELAMEQAKKLQEDKEQMQQQLAEETEGFQKTLEAERRRQLDISAEAERLKLQVVEMSKAQAKAEEDAKKFRKRAEEISERLHQTELTTKEKMTVVHTLEIQRQQSDKEAEDLRNAIADLEKEKEKLKKEAELLQRKSEEMELAQREQLRQETQTLQTTFLSEKQILIQKEKYIEEEKAKLEKLFEQEVNKAQNLKSEKERQLQQLEEEKRLLEISMGDAVKKQLDAEDKVRQKQEELQQLDKKRHEQEELLEEENRKLRERLEQLEQEHRIALEKTKEILIHKETIITQTRAVPNGRDSVDCSIENGEQENAFDGLRQKVSAKKLYEAGVLTKEMLDKLSNRQVSVDDVSQREDIKKYLQGKSSIAGLLLKPSNEKISIYNAMKKKLVTPGTALILLEAQAASGYIIDPVRNKRLTVSEAVKENVIGPEIHNKMLSAERAITGYKDPYTGEKISLFQAMNKDLIVKDHGIRLLEAQIATGGIVDPVNSHRLPLDSAYKRGYFDEEMNKVLSDPTDDSKGFFDPNTQENLTYLQLMDRCVIDPETKLCLLPLTDKAGKGELVYTDSETKDIFKKATVSVPFGKFQGKSVTIWEIINSEYFTEEQRRELLRQYKTGKITVEKIIKIIITVVEENEKKQQMCFDGLRNPVPAAELVESKIIDNDLFNQLHQGKKSVKEVSEVDSVKKYLTGSTAIAGVRVEKSGEKLSFYNAIRKNLLKPATALNLLEAQAGTGFLIDPVKNELLPVDEAVKAGIVGPEYHEKLLSADKAVSGYKDPYTGQTLSLFQALQKGLIPKDSGIRLLDAQLATGGIIDPVNSHRLPLEIAYKRGHLDEETTKILSEPVDENTGFYDPNSQENLSYAQLQKKCKVDKKTGHLLLPLSEQAIQSQLEEVYNDSQAKEAFDKATVEVPVGSFKGRTITLWELIHSEYFTEEQRRELLRQYKTGKVTIEKIIKIMITIVEETETKRQQRLTFSGLRAPVPANELLEAKIIDKTQFEQLKEGKKSVKEISETDSVKRYLQGSDCIAGVYIEENKLKMNIYQAMKRNLLRPGTALVLLEAQAATGFIIDPVKNQKFYVNEAVKAGVVGPELHEKLLSAEKAVTGYKDPYSGNTISVFEAMQKGLILREHGIRILEAQIATGGIIDPVHSHRVPVEVAYKRGYFDEAMNKILSDPTDDTKGFFDPNTHENLTYLQLKERCIKDPETSLTLLLLKKMEKSAADEPTKVYSDTETKKVFEETTVDIPAGSLEGSSMTIWELMHSDLLPKEERERLMAEFQAGKLSKERMIIIIIEIIEKTEIIRQQELYSYDFVRRHITAEDMYQSKLITLEMYTMLKQGTKTIQEIIQIETVWRYLYGTGCVAGLQMPASKDTISIYQAMKKGLIPNDVAYLLLDAQAATGFMIDPVKNELLTVDEAVRKGIVGPEIHDRLLSAERAVTGYRDPYTEQMISIFQAMRKDLISSDQALRLLDAQIATGGVIDPRFGFHIPNETAYTRGYLNKETFDMLSEPSEVRSYVDPSTDEKLSYSQLLKRCRRDERSNLFLLPLADKRKLTFKGLRKEISMEELIKSNVMDAVTAQQLQDGLTSIEEVSRNLQKFLEGTSCIAGVYVEATKERYSIYQAMKKGMIRPGTAFELLEAQAATGYVIDPIKCLKLAVEDAVRMGIVGTEFKDKLLSAERAVTGYKDPYSGKLISLFQAMKKGLILKDHGIRLLEAQIATGGIIDPEESHRLPVETAYKRGLFDEEMNEILTDPSDDTKGFFDPNTEENLTYLQLMERCITDPDTGLCLLPLKEKKRERKTSSKSSVRKRRVVIVDPETGKEMSVYEAYRKGLIDQQTYIELSEQECEWEEVTISSSDGVVKSIITDRRSGRQYDIDDAISKGLIDQSSLDQYRAGTLSITEFADMLSGNMSGFRSRSSSVGSSSSYTASPARRDQASSWSDPSEETGPIAGIVDTDTLEKVSITEAMHRNLVDNITGQRLLEAQACTGGIIDPITGEKFSVVDAVNKGLVDKIMVDRINLAQKAFNGFEDPRTKTKMSAAQALKKGWLYYEAGQRFLEVQYLTGGLIEPEVPGRVGLEEALHKGTIDSRTAQKLRDVNTYSKYLTCPKTKLKISYKEAMEKSMVEDGTGLRLLEAASQSSKGYYSPYNVSGPGSASGSRSGSRTGSRPGSRRGSFDATGNSNFTMNFSSSSYTSSSYGRRYANNPQDAPFDATELASALLNLHLSCSQESRRGLDTLTTLKPGLV